In Vibrio sp. STUT-A11, a genomic segment contains:
- a CDS encoding NAD(P)H nitroreductase, whose product MEALDLLLNRRSVGKLSAPAPEGKVLENIIRAGLRAPDHAGLTPWRFVISQGNGLNRLSDILVKAALADNSEEAVVEKLKNAPFRAPMVITVIAKVTPHEKVPALEQYLSAGCAVQAMQMAAVAQGFQGFWRSGPWMFHPEVHKAFGLEGEDEIVGFLYLGSPVGTPMKVPERDLSKFVEFQ is encoded by the coding sequence ATGGAAGCTCTCGATCTTTTGCTTAACCGCCGTTCTGTCGGCAAGTTATCCGCGCCAGCACCAGAAGGTAAAGTGTTGGAAAATATCATACGCGCTGGCCTGCGCGCGCCTGACCATGCTGGTTTAACGCCTTGGCGCTTTGTGATTTCGCAAGGTAATGGGCTGAATAGACTGTCTGATATTTTGGTTAAAGCCGCACTAGCAGACAACAGTGAAGAAGCGGTAGTTGAGAAGCTGAAAAATGCCCCATTCCGAGCACCAATGGTCATCACGGTTATTGCAAAAGTGACGCCGCATGAAAAAGTGCCTGCACTTGAGCAGTACCTGTCAGCAGGTTGTGCCGTTCAAGCAATGCAAATGGCCGCAGTTGCGCAGGGCTTCCAGGGCTTCTGGCGCTCAGGACCATGGATGTTCCACCCTGAAGTGCATAAAGCGTTTGGCCTGGAAGGGGAAGATGAAATCGTCGGTTTCCTTTACTTGGGTTCTCCAGTTGGCACCCCCATGAAAGTGCCAGAGCGTGACCTGTCGAAGTTTGTTGAGTTTCAATAA